From the genome of Ferroacidibacillus organovorans, one region includes:
- a CDS encoding BrxA/BrxB family bacilliredoxin, producing MAYDSPIFLEIIQPMRKELTDIGFKELRSSQDVDNAFSEKGVTLCVVNSICGCAAGIARPAVAQAIAEGPKPDHLVTVFAGQDVEATQHARAYFKGYAPSSPSIAVLKDGIFVTLIERNQIEGHTTEDVKQKVQHALSQAQ from the coding sequence ATGGCTTACGATTCACCGATTTTTCTTGAGATTATTCAACCCATGCGCAAAGAACTCACAGACATTGGATTTAAAGAATTGCGGTCTTCCCAGGATGTTGACAACGCCTTTTCAGAAAAAGGAGTCACACTTTGCGTGGTAAACTCCATTTGCGGATGCGCTGCGGGAATCGCGCGTCCAGCTGTGGCGCAGGCAATCGCGGAAGGCCCGAAACCTGATCATCTGGTGACTGTTTTTGCGGGCCAGGATGTCGAAGCGACGCAACATGCGCGCGCCTATTTTAAAGGTTACGCACCATCCTCCCCGTCGATTGCCGTATTAAAAGACGGGATTTTTGTGACGCTAATTGAGAGAAACCAAATTGAGGGACATACGACAGAGGACGTCAAACAAAAAGTTCAGCATGCGCTTTCACAAGCTCAATAA
- a CDS encoding glycerol-3-phosphate dehydrogenase/oxidase, producing MHWIPFSYESRQKRIDYLAHTPFDLLIIGGGITGAGIAREAALSGLRVALIEAKDFGSGTSSRSTKLFHGGLRYLEHAEFLLVREGGREREGMQRLAPHLVEPLPFLLPIYRSMKYGKFAMGTAVWLYDRLAQVSADEQRVILSREEVLQAEPGLNEEDLTGGIRYHEYLTDDARCVVTVIRAAELLGACALNYARCIGLLVDEESGLIRGARVSVEEGGTFEVRARVVVNAAGPWIESVLAMEEDDTSLRTGPRILHSRGVHLVFPRKRLPITHAFAIQTPDGRLMFIIPRQDVTFVGTTDEAYEGELYQPGIHERDVAYLLDLLHGLFPNANIVEQDIIGQWSGVRPLVLEPGKETKDVSRKDQISIGSRHLVTIAGGKLTAWRKMAEEVMEHVYEVMERQGHPVNPYHRERASHLSPISPLPGSLQIPPKGVAAWSQRESERMVERYGIAREDAFWLTRRYGDEAESVLLCAERTDGLARVQNDVPLLKGELDYLIEAELVCHLSDLVVRRTGLGYFGGDAAMRALPEIAGAMAKRLGWDDARVNEEIAACTVQAYWEERDLRAQRIKGHVQSITG from the coding sequence GTGCACTGGATTCCGTTTTCTTATGAGAGCCGACAAAAGCGAATCGACTATTTAGCGCATACCCCGTTTGATCTCCTCATTATCGGCGGCGGCATAACAGGCGCTGGCATCGCGCGCGAAGCTGCGCTGTCGGGTCTGCGCGTCGCGTTGATTGAAGCGAAGGATTTTGGCAGCGGGACCAGCAGCCGCTCGACAAAATTGTTTCACGGGGGACTTCGCTACCTTGAACACGCAGAGTTTTTGCTTGTGCGTGAAGGGGGGCGTGAGCGTGAGGGAATGCAGCGACTGGCGCCTCATTTGGTTGAACCGCTCCCTTTTTTATTGCCGATTTATCGCTCGATGAAATACGGGAAATTTGCGATGGGTACAGCCGTCTGGCTGTACGACCGATTGGCACAAGTGTCGGCGGATGAACAGCGCGTGATACTGTCAAGGGAAGAGGTCTTGCAAGCGGAACCTGGTTTGAATGAGGAAGATCTCACGGGTGGCATTCGCTATCACGAATATTTGACTGATGACGCGCGCTGTGTCGTTACTGTGATACGCGCGGCAGAGCTGCTTGGCGCTTGTGCGCTCAATTATGCGCGGTGCATCGGACTTTTGGTGGATGAAGAAAGCGGGTTGATACGCGGGGCGCGCGTCAGTGTCGAAGAAGGTGGCACATTTGAAGTTCGAGCAAGGGTTGTCGTCAACGCGGCGGGACCGTGGATCGAGTCTGTGCTTGCGATGGAGGAAGATGACACGTCTTTGCGAACTGGCCCGCGCATCCTTCACAGCCGGGGCGTTCACCTCGTTTTTCCGCGCAAACGGCTCCCGATCACGCATGCGTTTGCGATCCAGACGCCAGATGGACGGTTGATGTTTATCATTCCGCGACAGGATGTCACGTTTGTCGGCACGACAGATGAGGCGTATGAGGGAGAATTGTATCAACCAGGCATTCACGAACGGGATGTGGCCTATTTGCTTGATCTGCTGCACGGGCTGTTTCCAAATGCAAATATTGTGGAACAGGATATCATCGGTCAATGGTCTGGCGTGCGGCCGCTTGTGCTTGAGCCTGGAAAAGAGACGAAAGACGTCTCGCGAAAGGATCAGATATCCATCGGTTCGCGGCATCTCGTCACGATTGCGGGCGGCAAGTTGACGGCGTGGCGAAAGATGGCCGAAGAAGTGATGGAACATGTTTATGAAGTGATGGAGCGCCAAGGACACCCTGTCAACCCATACCATCGCGAGCGTGCCAGCCACCTTTCTCCGATTTCTCCGCTGCCTGGCAGTTTGCAGATTCCCCCAAAAGGGGTCGCGGCGTGGTCGCAGCGTGAAAGTGAGAGAATGGTTGAACGTTATGGGATTGCGCGCGAGGACGCTTTTTGGCTAACACGTCGCTATGGGGATGAGGCGGAGAGCGTTTTGCTATGCGCAGAGCGAACGGATGGGTTGGCGCGGGTGCAAAACGATGTTCCGCTTTTAAAAGGTGAACTCGACTATCTGATAGAGGCTGAGTTGGTTTGCCATCTCTCAGATCTTGTTGTGCGGCGAACGGGTCTCGGCTATTTTGGGGGTGACGCGGCGATGCGCGCGCTACCGGAAATCGCGGGCGCGATGGCGAAGCGCTTGGGTTGGGACGATGCGCGTGTCAATGAAGAAATCGCGGCGTGCACGGTACAGGCTTATTGGGAAGAGCGTGATTTGCGGGCGCAGCGTATTAAAGGTCACGTGCAGAGTATCACGGGTTGA
- a CDS encoding Spo0E family sporulation regulatory protein-aspartic acid phosphatase yields MSAATLEAAIDSLRSEMDTLYNGTNRLDDPKLLDLSVKLDKLVIEAMKDKN; encoded by the coding sequence ATGAGTGCTGCCACGCTTGAAGCTGCGATTGACAGTCTTCGCAGTGAAATGGATACACTTTACAATGGAACAAACCGCCTGGATGACCCAAAGCTGCTTGATCTGTCTGTAAAACTTGACAAATTGGTCATTGAAGCGATGAAGGATAAAAATTGA
- a CDS encoding cupredoxin domain-containing protein, with the protein MSLSVQNEGAKNVWGGIAVVFRKVALMFVCSGFLFANGAQYKVFASSAGATLSASRVFYTSVAQAENATHTLTVNLVALDYKFAPETLTVTHGTRVTVHLFNRGKSMHNWTLTSGGYTVSTPNVKPGHAETVTFMAGKKGEFPFYCSVRNHKEMGMVGKLIVR; encoded by the coding sequence TTGTCGCTGAGCGTGCAAAATGAAGGTGCAAAGAATGTGTGGGGGGGAATCGCTGTGGTTTTTCGAAAGGTTGCTCTTATGTTTGTTTGCAGTGGATTTTTGTTCGCGAATGGCGCTCAATACAAGGTGTTTGCCAGCAGTGCAGGCGCCACTTTAAGTGCGAGTCGCGTGTTTTACACAAGCGTTGCGCAAGCGGAAAATGCGACTCACACATTGACGGTGAATCTGGTTGCGCTGGACTACAAGTTTGCGCCAGAAACATTGACGGTAACGCATGGAACACGTGTGACGGTGCATCTCTTTAATCGGGGAAAATCCATGCACAATTGGACCTTGACAAGTGGTGGATACACAGTAAGCACGCCTAACGTAAAACCTGGTCACGCCGAGACGGTGACCTTTATGGCGGGCAAAAAAGGAGAGTTTCCGTTTTATTGTTCGGTGCGAAATCATAAAGAGATGGGTATGGTTGGTAAGCTAATCGTTCGTTGA
- a CDS encoding DedA family protein, with product MSAHTILTHYGYLGVFVGLILEFIFIPFPAETTLVISGVMWHQGDFKLIPLIIAATIGSFVGSVIAYLIGFFLGRPLLLRVGKLIRLTEEKLNRFEDIFKRYSIPILLFGRFIAGVRVIIVYIAGINKMKPWIFVVISLISTAIWVIAFILLGATIGTEWKALVHLFFAHPILFILGVLILIAGYIFLHRAGNKLGTKKKNEVTANRQ from the coding sequence ATGTCCGCGCATACGATTCTCACTCATTATGGCTATCTTGGTGTCTTTGTGGGATTGATCCTTGAATTTATTTTCATTCCGTTCCCCGCCGAAACGACACTGGTCATTTCTGGTGTGATGTGGCACCAAGGGGATTTCAAGCTAATTCCCCTCATCATCGCGGCAACCATCGGTTCATTCGTGGGCTCCGTCATCGCGTATTTGATCGGCTTCTTTCTTGGCCGCCCCCTTCTTCTGCGCGTCGGGAAACTGATCCGTTTAACAGAAGAGAAACTGAATCGCTTTGAAGACATCTTTAAGCGCTACTCGATTCCCATTCTACTTTTCGGACGATTTATCGCAGGCGTTCGCGTGATCATTGTTTACATCGCCGGGATCAACAAGATGAAGCCGTGGATTTTTGTCGTGATCAGCCTTATTTCAACCGCCATCTGGGTCATCGCCTTTATCCTTCTTGGCGCAACGATTGGCACGGAGTGGAAGGCGCTTGTCCACCTCTTTTTCGCCCATCCCATTCTCTTTATCCTAGGCGTGCTGATTCTTATTGCCGGATACATTTTCCTGCATCGCGCAGGCAACAAATTAGGGACAAAAAAGAAAAACGAAGTGACGGCAAACCGACAGTAG
- a CDS encoding PaaI family thioesterase: MERMEKSELLKALEDYDARDLEIALRAADANRRARTGELYFLHHLFEEQFDWGAAAEKGEIEITLPINLLVMNPGKMVHGGVLALLCDNAMGIASHARAMRDGVTVELTVRYHKPARGTKLRAVGRVVSAGSQVNSTQCEIYDDEGQLVTSASGTFYHKKPR, translated from the coding sequence GTGGAGCGAATGGAAAAGAGTGAGTTACTTAAAGCGCTTGAAGATTACGATGCGCGAGATCTGGAGATTGCGCTGCGCGCGGCAGACGCAAACCGTCGCGCGCGAACGGGAGAACTCTACTTTTTACACCATTTATTCGAGGAGCAGTTTGACTGGGGTGCGGCAGCAGAAAAAGGGGAGATTGAGATTACTCTCCCGATCAATCTGCTTGTGATGAATCCAGGGAAAATGGTGCATGGGGGCGTTTTGGCTCTGCTTTGCGACAACGCGATGGGCATCGCCAGTCACGCGCGCGCCATGCGCGACGGCGTGACCGTAGAACTGACCGTGCGCTATCACAAACCGGCGCGCGGCACAAAGCTTCGTGCCGTTGGGCGGGTCGTCTCAGCGGGCTCGCAGGTGAATAGTACACAATGTGAGATTTATGACGATGAAGGGCAATTGGTGACATCGGCGTCTGGAACCTTTTATCATAAAAAGCCTCGTTAG